A region of Penaeus chinensis breed Huanghai No. 1 chromosome 38, ASM1920278v2, whole genome shotgun sequence DNA encodes the following proteins:
- the LOC125046113 gene encoding uncharacterized protein LOC125046113 isoform X2: MKLTLLTTVILVVTVTQSVFGDPKYPLPVLVRNRRQHSVSGGVSAGSSGTQVNLGYDFSPNNHWTFSGGASHAFDSGTNFNVGATYKFRRDAKPEDEK; this comes from the exons atgaaactcACCCTTCTCACCACAGTCATATTAGTCGTGACAGTCACCCAGTCCGTTTTCGGGGATCCAAAATATCCTCTGCCAGTTCTGGTGCGCAACCGACGTCAACACTCTGTCTCTGGGGGCGTCTCGGCCGGGTCCAG CGGGACCCAAGTGAACCTCGGCTACGATTTCTCCCCCAACAATCACTGGACTTTCAGCGGGGGAGCGAGTCACGCATTCGACAGCGGAACAAA CTTTAATGTAGGAGCAACATACAAATTTCGCCGTGATGCAAAACCGGAAGATGAAAAGTGA